The Synergistaceae bacterium sequence ATTGCCCGTTCTGCCAGAACTACGCTATTTCTACTGTAGCCGAGAGCGAAGTCAACACGAAATATCTCTCCCCTTTTGGCTTGGCACATTTGGCGGCCAGTATGAAAGACAGAAATAACATTGGTGTTGCATTTACTTATATCGAGCCTATGGTTGGTTATGAGTATGTCAGAGATGCTGCTGCAGAAGTGAAAAAGCTTGGCATGAAAAATGTCGTTGTAACAAACGGAAATGTTTTTTTGCCTATTCTTGAAGAAATCTTGCCTTACATAGATGCATTTAATATAGATCTGAAAAGTTTTTCTGATGTGCAGTACAAAAAACTTGGAGGAGATCTCAGGACCGTGCAAAACTTTATAACACGAGCAGCAGAAAATGCACATGTTGAAGTGACAAGTCTTATTGTGCCGGGATTAAACGACAGTGAAGATGAGATGAAGTCACTTTCTAAGTGGCTTTCAAATATTGACAGCTCCATACCGCTGCATATTTCCAGATTTTTCCCAAATAGGAATATGTCGGACGGGCTGCCCACCGATATAGTATTATTAAAAAAATTGAGCGAAATCGCCAAGGGCAACCTTGAAAGAGTCTATCTGGGAAATGTGTAGCTTTTGGCCGGTTTAATTTAAAGGAGAGCTGTTTGTGATAGGAAGCAAGATTAAAAAAAATAGTTTAAAGAAGAACGAACACAGACAAGCGAAGGTATTATCCTCCGCTTTTATTGTACTGTTTTTTGCGCTCTTCTCACTTGCTTGCGCATGTGGCAATTTCTCTTTAAACAGTTTCACTACAACACTCTCGAAATTCCTCTGCTCTAAAGCAGAGGCTTCCGAACAAACATTTAATGGAAAGTGGATAAAGGTAGTAAAGCATGAGTTTAAACTGTATGTTTATAATAACGATAAGGTTATAAAAAGTTATAACGTTGCAGTCGGGAGAAATTTAGGACAAAAACAGAGAGCCGGAGACAACAGAACTCCTGAAGGCAATTTTACGGTACAGCAGATACAAAGATCTGATTATTGGAGTCATGATTTTAGAGATGGGAAAGGCGTGATAGAAAAAGCTTACGGCCCCTGGTTCATTAGGCTAAAAACAGGCTGGAAGGGTATCGGAATTCACGGCACTCATGCTCCTTCTTCTATCGGAAAGAACGATACGGAAGGGTGTATCAGACTTCGCAATGAAGAGCTGGTAGAACTGAAAAACAATCATATAAAAATAGGCATGCCGGTAGTTATTGTGAAATAAAAAACAGACCTGTTAAATCAGGCCTGTTTTTAAAGATTTTTTTATCTTATAAACTATGCAAAAAACATTATCTCTTGTTTTTTCCAATTTTGTGAAATTCAATTTTTTATTTACCAGCTAAATAATAAACCGCATCTATTACGACTTCTCCAATGGAACCTGGTACCACGGTAACCCAAGATATGGGATTTTTTTCAACGTTGTAGGAATGAATTATATTTCCATTTTTGCCGTAAAAGTATCCTGCAAGAGTAGCTGTTCTTTTATTTTTCTTCT is a genomic window containing:
- a CDS encoding radical SAM protein, translated to CPFCQNYAISTVAESEVNTKYLSPFGLAHLAASMKDRNNIGVAFTYIEPMVGYEYVRDAAAEVKKLGMKNVVVTNGNVFLPILEEILPYIDAFNIDLKSFSDVQYKKLGGDLRTVQNFITRAAENAHVEVTSLIVPGLNDSEDEMKSLSKWLSNIDSSIPLHISRFFPNRNMSDGLPTDIVLLKKLSEIAKGNLERVYLGNV
- a CDS encoding L,D-transpeptidase; translated protein: MKVVKHEFKLYVYNNDKVIKSYNVAVGRNLGQKQRAGDNRTPEGNFTVQQIQRSDYWSHDFRDGKGVIEKAYGPWFIRLKTGWKGIGIHGTHAPSSIGKNDTEGCIRLRNEELVELKNNHIKIGMPVVIVK